The DNA sequence CTCGCCCCCGAGCAGGTCAGCGCCGAGGTGCTGCGCAAGCTGGTCAACGACGCCTCGGCCAAGCTGGGCGAGAAGATCCGCGACGTGGTGGTCACCGTGCCCGCGTACTTCGACAACTCGCAGCGCGAGGCCACCAAGCAGGCGGGCGAGATCGCGGGCCTGAACGTGCTGCGCGTGATCAACGAGCCGACTGCCGCTGCGCTGGCCTACGGCCTGGAGCGCAAAGGCAACGAGACCGTGCTGGTCTTCGACCTGGGCGGCGGCACCTTCGACGTGACCATCCTGGAGCTGGGGGACGGCGTCTTTGAGGTCAAGTCCACCTCCGGCGACACCCACCTGGGCGGCGCGGACTTCGACCAGCGCATCGTGGACTGGCTGGCGGCCGAGTTTGAGCGGGAAAGCAACTTCGACCTCCGCAAGGACAAGCAGGCCCTCCAGCGACTCATCGAGGCGGCCGAAAAGGCCAAGATCGAGCTGTCCAATGCGTCGGAGACCACGATCAGCCTGCCCTTCATCACCTTCGACCCGGACACCCGCACCCCCATGCACCTCGAGCGCACGCTGACCCGCGCCAAGTTCGAGGAGCTGACGGCCGACCTGCTGCGGCGGGTCCGGCACCCCATCGAGCAGGCCCTGGCGGACGCCAAGCTGAGCGCGTCGGGTATCGACGAGGTGATCCTGGTGGGCGGCTCGACCCGCATCCCGGCGGTCAAGCGCATCGTCAAGGAGCTGACCGGCAAGGAACCCAACGAGTCGGTCAACCCCGACGAGGCCGTGGCGCTGGGCGCCGCCGTGCAGGCAGGCATCATCCAGGGCGACTCGTCCCTCGGCGACATCGTGCTGGTCGACGTGACCCCGCTGACGATGGGCGTGGAGGTCAAGGGCGGCATGATCGCCCCGATGATCACCCGCAACACCACCGTGCCCGCCAAGAAGACCGAGATCTACACCACCGCCGAGAACAACCAGCCCGGCGTGGAGATCAACGTGCTGCAAGGCGAGCGCCCCATGGCCGCCGACAACAAGAGCCTGGGCCGCTTCAAGCTCGAGGGCATCCCGCCCATGCCCGCCGGTCGCCCGCAGATCGAAGTGACCTTCGACATCGACGCCAACGGCATCCTGCACGTCACCGCCAAGGAAAAGACCAGCGGCAAGGAAGCCAGCATCCGCATCGAGAACACCACGACCCTCGACAAGAGCGACGTGGAGAAGATGGTGCGCGAGGCCGAGCAGAACGCCGAGGCCGACCGCCAGCGCCGCGAACGGGTCGAAAAGCGCAACAACCTCGATTCGCTGCGGGTGCAGGCCCTGGCCCAGATCGAGGAGAACGCGGGGGCCAGCCAGGACGCCAAGGACAAGCTCAAGGCCGCCGCCGACGAGGCCGAGGAAGCCGTGCGCCTCGACGACGACGCCCGCATCGAGAGCGCCCAGAAGCGGCTGGAAGAGGAACTGCGCACCTTCATGACCGCCGCGCAGCAGGGCGGCCAGGGGGGCGGACAAGGCGGCCCCGAGGGCGGCGCGCCGAAGCAGGACGACGACGTGATCGACGCCGACTTCAAGCCCGCCGGGTAAGGCTGGCCGTGCGGTAAAGCATCTTCCGGGGGAGAGGACGGCTCGCGTGGCCCCCTCTCCCCCCCTCTTCTCCACACCCCTATCCTCAAGACATGTTCAGAAGGCGAGGCCCCCCCATGACCCACGACAACGACCTGAAAAACGAGACGACCCCCCAGACCCCCGACGCGGCCACCCCCAGCGCTGGCCCGCGCGCCGAGAAAAAGACCATCGACGCGGAAAGCGGCCTGGACCTGCCCGACGCTGAGACCGACAACATGGACGAGGACGCCGAGCTGGAAGCCGGTCTGGAGGGCTTCCCGGGCATGGACGAGGGCATGTTCGCCCAGGTCCAGGAGATGATGGGCAAGCTGGGCCGGGCCGACGAGCTGGAAAAGGAGAACGCCGACCTCAAGGGCCGCCTGGGCCGCCTGGCCGCCGACTTCGAGAGCTACCGCCGCCGGATGCAGGACGAGGTCGCGGAAGCCGAGAGCCGGGGCGTGGCAAAGGCCGCCGGGGAACTGATGCCCGTCTACGACGACCTCGACCGCGCGGTGACGATGGGCAGCGCCGACCCGGCGGGGCTGATCCCCGGCGTGCAGGCCGTGCAGGCGACCGTGCTGCGCGTCTTTGCCGGGCTGGGCCTGGAACCCACCGGCCGGGAGGGCGAGGCGTTCGATCCGCAGTGGCACGAGGCGCTTCAGGTCGTGCCCGGCGACGAGGACGACCAGATCGTGCAGGTCTACCAGCTGGGCTTCCGTCAGGGAGGGCGCCTGGTGCGGCCCGCCCGGGTGGTGGTCAGCAAGAAGGGGTAGGGGTTCGCGGCCCAGCGGCCTGGAGAGGAGGTGTGATGGTGGCCTACAAGGATTATTACGACGTGCTGGGCGTGCCCCGCAGCGCTTCCGACGGCGACGTCAAAAGCGCGTACCGCAAGCTCGCCAAAACCTATCACCCCGACAAGAACGCGGGAGACGAGAAGGCGTCCGAGCGCTTCAAGGAGATCGGAGAGGCCTACGCGGTGCTTTCCGACCCCGAGAAACGCAAGCTGTACGACCAGTTCGGCCACACCGGGCAGGTGCCGCCGGGCGCGTACCCGGGCGGGGCCGGGGGCGGCGGTTTTCAGGGCGACTTCGCGGGCTTCGACCCCAGCCAGTTCAGCGACTTTTTCCAGGGCCTCTTCGGCATGGGGGGGCGCCGGGGGGGAGCGCCGGGCGCGTACGGAGGCGGCGCGGGCGGGCAGGTCAACATCGAGGACCTGCTGTCGGGCATGGGCGGCTCCCAGGGACGGCGCTTCGTGCAGAACGTGGAGGGTGAACTCCAGGTGACCTTGCAGGAAGCCTTCGCCGGGTCCGACGAGGTCATCAACGTGGACGGCAAGCGCCTGAGCCTGCGCGTTCCGGCCGGCACCCGCGACGGCTCCCGCCTGCGCCTCGCCGGGCAGGGACCGGGCGGCGGGGACGTGCTGCTCACCATCCGGGTACTGGAAGACACGCGCTTTGACCTGAGCGGCGACGACGTGACGACTACGGTGGACGTGCCCGCCCCGGTCGCGGCGCTGGGCGGGGACGTGGCGGTGCAGACGCTGAGCGGCACCGGCCACCTCAATATTCCGCCCGGCAGCAGCGGGGGCCGCCGGATGCGGCTGCGCGGGCAGGGCTGGCCCCGCCGGGACGGCACGCGCGGCGACCTCTACGTGCGGTTGAACCTGACGGTCCCCAAGCAGCCCAGCGACGAGGAAAAGGAACTGTACCGCCGGCTGCGCGAGTTGCAGAAGTAAGCACGCTCAGCACGGGGCCGCCGGTTTGACTCGGCGGCCCCTTTTTCGCTGCTCCCGGAGGCTTACTGGGGGTCGGCGCTGGGCTGGCTGACCCCTTGCAGGGCCGTCTCGTCGGCGCTTCCACCCGTGCGCACGGCGAGGTCGCCCAGGCTGACCATGCCCACGACCCGGCCGCCCTCGGTGACGGGCAAGCGGCGCAGCTGGCGGTCGGCCATCTCGCGGGCGGCCTGCTGCACGTCGGTGTCGGCCTCCATGGTAAAGACGCTGCCGGTCGTGTAGTCGGTCACGGCGGTGCCGTAGTCGTGCCCGTAGGCCACCGCCCGGACCACGATGTCGCGGTCGGTGATGATCCCGCTGGGGTGCTCCCCGTCCATCACCAGCACGGCGCCGATGTCCTGTTCCAGCATCAGGGTGGCGACTTCCTTGAGGGTGGCCTGGGGGTCCACGGTCACGAGGCCGGGGGTCATGATGTCGCGAAGGGTCGGCATGCGGTGACGTTACTCCGCCGCGCCGCCGCCCTCGGTGGGAGGCAGCTAAAGAAGGCGGGGGAAAAGGAGGCGCGCTGGCCCCCTCTCCCCCCCCCTCCCCCAAAGCTGCTGAACGCTCAGCGCATCAGCCAGTCGAAGCTGGTCTTGATCAGCACGTTGCGGCTCTGCGGGGTCAGGCCTTCAAGTCCGAAGCCCATGTTGACCGTGCGGTAGCGGCCCGCGTCGTTGATCACGATGGCCCCGGCATTCTCGCCCGCGTTCTGCGCCGTGACGCGCGGCCGCTGGGTCTGCGGCTGACCGCCGAACACCTGGTTCAGGATCGAGCCGATCACGCCCGCCGCGAGGCGCTCGACCAGACCGCGCGGGTCTTGCACCTTCTGCTGAGCGCGGTTCCTGTTCTGGTCCACCCGGATGCTCTGGGCGCTGATGGTGCCTGCCGTGGCGTTGGCGCTGCCCCAGGAGGCGGCGACCTGCGAGCCGCCGAGGTCCGCGATCACGTCGGGGTAGTACTGGTTTTTCGCGCTGCCGTCGGCATTGAGGGTAAAGGCCGTGTTGCCAAAGGCGCCGCGCGTGACGAACTTGGCGTTGCCCGAGCTGTCGGCCACGAAGCGGGTCTTGAGGGTGCCGGTGTAAAAGCTGCTGCCGCCGATGTCATACCCGATGTCCTGCCCAGCCACCAGCAGCCTGCCCCCACCGTTGAGGTACTGGGTCAGGGTGTTCTGATCGGCCGCCGTGAGGGTGTTCTGGTACTGCTCGCCCGTCGCCCAGACCACGATGTCGGCCTTTTGCAGCTCGCTCAGCGGCACCGCGCCCTGGCTCTGCACGTTCCAGACGAAGGCCCCGCCGGAAGCCGCGTTGGCCTTGAGGGCGTCGCGCAGCGCGTTCGTCACGTCGGCGCCCTGACCCATGTCGTCATCGACCAGCAGGACGCGGGGTTTGGCCCCACTGGTGGGGGGCTGGGGGGCAGGCGCGGGCGCCGGGGCCGGAGCAGGCGCCGGGGCGGACCCGCTCTTGATGAAGCAGCCCTTGCGGACGCCCACGTAGGGATCCTGGCCCCACTCGGCCACCGTGCAGTTGAAGCTGTCGTCGGTGCTGGTGCCCAGCACGTAGCGCCCGTCGGTGCCGAAGGCCACCTGCTTGTTCAGTGCGCCCGTGCATTTGCCGCCCTCGACCGCGCAGAGGGTATATCCGGCCGGCCCGGTGGGCTGGGCGGCGGGAGGAGCGGGCGTGGGAGCAGGGGCGGGTGCTGGGGCCGGAGCGGGCGCCGGGGCTGGGGCCGGAGCGGGTGCCGGAGCCGGCTGGCTGCCGCCCGCGTTCACACCCAGCTTGCCCAGGGCGCCGGGCACGCTGATCAGGCCGTAGCCCACGTTGTTGTTCTTGCTGCCCGCGTTGCTGGCGCTGGTGTACAGGGCGTTCTTGACCGCGTCCACGCTGGTCCCGGGTTTGGCACTCAGCATCAGGGCCACCGCGCCCGCCGCGATGGGGCTGGCCTGACTGCTGCCGCTCAGGGCACCGAACTGCCCGTTCGGAAAGGAACTGGTGATCGCCACGCCGGGCGCCGCGATATCGGGCTTGACGAAGACGCCGTTGATCTGCCCCTGCCACGCGACCGGACCGCGGCTGCTGAACGACGCCACCTGCCCGTTCTGATCCACCGCGCCCACGCCGACCGCGTCGGGCAGGTTGCCGGGGCTGCCGGTGCTGCCCGCCGCCGGGCCGAAGTTGCCGATGGCGAACACCGGGACCACCCCGGCCTTGAGCATGTTCTGCACCGGGGTGATGAACTCGTCGTAGGTGCCGGGAATGCCCAGGCTCATGTTCACCACGTCGGCGCCGTCGTCGGTGTCCGCGTTGTTGTCGGGGTCCAGCACGTACTGCATCCCGGCAATCACCTGCGCGAAGGTGCCCTCGTTGTTGGGCAAGACCAGCGCGCTGATGAGCTTCGCCTCGGGCGCCACGCCCACCGTCTTGCCGACCAGCAGGCCCGCCGTGTGGGTGCCGTGGTTGGTGGTGTCGCGCGCCGCGCCGTTCGTGCGGTCGCCCTCGGCGTTGAACTCGGCAAAGGCCGCGATCCGGCCCGCGTACTCGGGGTGATTCGGGTCCAGGCCGCTGTCGAGGTGCCCGATGCGGATGTTCTGCCCCCGGAAGCCCGCCGCCCAGGCCTGGGGGGCGCCGATCTTCTGGAGGTGCCACGGGGTGCCCGTGGGCGCCGAGGCCGCGCTGAGGGCCGCCGCGCGGGGAATCTGCACCCGGAAGTTCTCGAAGACCGCGTCCACGAAGGGCAGCGCCGCCAGCGCCCGCGCCTGCACCGGGGTCATGGGCAGGTAGATGCTCTGGTCGAGCCACAGCTGGGTCGCGCGGCCCGAGTTCAGCGCCTGACCGATAAAGCCCGCGCTGGGGCCAAGCTGGGCCAGCCGCCCGGAGAGCTGCTGGCGGGCGGTCTTGAACAGCGCCCGCCCGCGCGAGGTGTTGGTGAACTTGAAGCGCACGATCACGCCGACGTTGGTCTGGTCCCCACGTTTGGCGCGCTCGAGCAGCGTCGGCGAGATGGATCCCGCGCCCGCCGTGGAAACGCCCCCCAGCGTGAGCGCCGCGCCGAGCAGCAAGGTGGCCCTGGTCTTGATCATGAGGCCCACCCTAGCGGCCCGCCCGTGACGCCCCCTGAAGCCCAGGTGAGGACGCCTTGAGCTGAGGTCAGGGCCGCGTCAGCCTGATGGGGGGGGGCGCAGGCGGGTGCCGTCAGCGGGTGTACTGCAAGATCACGCGGCCCTGGCTGGTCGCGCCGCGCAACATGCTGAAGCGGTCGTAGTCCAGCACGAACTGTCCGCTGGCCAGGTGCAGCAGGCGCAGGGTGGCCTTCACGCCGTTCTGGGTGTAGGGATTGTTGCCCCGGATGTTCCATTCCAGGCCACTGCGCACAGCCAGGCGGCGCTCCTGATCGGTCAGGGGAGTAAAGGGCTGCGGGCGACCGCCGAAGCCCTCGGGCGTGCGCAGTTCGCCGGTCGTCAGGTCGAGGACCAGGCCGCGCAGCACGCCGCCCAGCCCGGAGGCGTCCCCGAACTTCAGCCGGTTGCCCTCACGGGTCAGCGGCAGCTTGAGCCGCTTGCCGACTGGCGCCAGCGACGACTGGAACACCAGGTAGCTGTCGAATTCCGCCCGGCTGATGCCCAGCCGCTGGTCGTACTCGGGCAGCTCGCCGCGCGCGACTTTGGTGAGCGCCGCGCGCAGGGCCTCGCGGTCGCCCCCGAGTTGCGCCACCCGCTGCGGCAGCTCCACGGTCAGGCCGCTGGAGCGCCATTCCATCGGCTGCACGCTCTGACCCGGCTGCGGCAGCATCGCGGCCATGCGCGAGGGCCACCCGGCGGGCAGGGCAGGAATGCTGGGCGCCGCCCGCACGCTGGCCGACATCAGCGCCGCCCCACTGAGGGCAGCCACGGTCAGGAGAGAAAAACGGACGGCCCACATGCCGAGCGGAGCATACGGCGGCCCGGTGAGAATTCCGCCCGCCTCTGGCCTCACCTGCCCTGAGGCGGGCGTCAGGGACCCGTCATCTGTGAGGGGGGGTCGCGGGGGGGCAGAGGCGGGGGAGCTGGGCTGCTGGCAGAGGTTGGCCCTGGGACGCGCCGCGCTCAGGCCTTGCCGACGCTCCCGAGCACGCCCAGCTTGTGCTCGACGATGGTGCTCATGACCTCGCGGGCGGGGCCGAAGAGCTTGCGGGGGTCGAACTCCTTGGGGCTGGCCTTGAGGACCTCGCGCACGCCGACCGTCATGGCGAGGCGCAGGTCGGTGTCCACGTTGACCTTGGCGATGCCGTGCTGGCAGGCGAGTTGCAGGTCCTCGTCCGCGATCCCGGCGGCCTCCCCGATCTCGCCGCCGGACTCCCGGAAGCGCAGGATAATGTCGGCGGGCACGCCGGAGGAGCCGTGCGCGACCAGCGGGATGGAGGTCAGCTCCCCGATCTTCTGGATGCGCGCCTGGTCGATGAAGGGGCGGCCCTTGCCCTTGTAGGCGCCGTGACTGGTCCCGATGGCGATGGCGAGGTAATCGGTGCCGGTCTGCTCGATAAACTGCACCGCTTCTTCGGGGTCGGTCAGGAAGGCGTCTTTCTCGTCCACGACGATGTGCTCCTCGATACCGCCCAGGCGCCCGAGTTCGGCCTCCACGGAGATGCCCATCGCGTGCGCGGCCTCGACCACCCGGCGGGTTTCGCGGACGTTGTCCTCGAAGCCGTGGTGCGAGGCGTCGATCATGACCGAGGTAAAGCCCATCCGGATCGCCCTGAGCGCCGACTCGTAGGACGAGCCGTGGTCCAGGTGCAGCGCGACGGGCACGGTGGCCCGGGTGGCGAGGTCGATGACGATGTTGGCGAGGTCCTGCCCGCCGTACTTGATCGCGCCCTCACTCATCTGCACCATCACGGGCGAACGCAGACGCTCGGCGGTGTGGATGATCGCCTGGGTGATCTCCATGTTGTTGGTGTTGAACGAGCCGACACCGTACTTGCCTGCGCGGGCGGGAACCAGAATGTCATTGCCGGTCACGAGCATGGGGGGGGCCTCCTTTGGCGGGCTTCACTCTAACGGGATTGCCCCGTGTCCTGCCTGCGCGCGGCTATGCGGGACGCGGCCCGCCCGCCCGGACCCGCCGCCGTCAGAAGGGGGAGGTAGGATAACCCCATGACCACGACCACTCCCACGCTGCCCCCCGTGGACTTCGCGGCGCGGCTCTCGGGCCGGGCGCAGCGCATGACCGTGAGCGCGATTCGCGAACTGCTCAAGCTGACCCAGCGCCCCGACATCATCTCCTTTGCGGGGGGCCTGCCCGCGCCCGAGCTGTTCCCGCTGGCGGACATCCGCACGGCGGCAAATGCGGTGCTCGACCGCTACGGCCCGGCGGCGGTGCAGTACGGCACCACCGAGGGGCACCTGCCGCTGCGCGAGTGGATCGCCGCCCGCACCCCCGGCCTGACGCCCGCGCACGTGCAGATCGTGACGGGCAGCCAGCAGGGGCTGGACCTGCTGGGCAAGATCTTGATCGACGAGGGCGACGTGGTGCTGGTGGAGGCGCCGACCTACCTGGGCGCGCTGCAATCCTTCCAGCCCTACGGCCCACGCTACGTGGACCTGCCCACCGACGAGCACGGCATCGACGTGGACGCGCTGGAAACCGTGCTGAAGGCCACGCCCGCCAAGCTGCTGTACGCCATTCCCAACTTCCAGAACCCCACCGGGCGCAC is a window from the Deinococcus budaensis genome containing:
- the fba gene encoding class II fructose-1,6-bisphosphate aldolase, whose protein sequence is MLVTGNDILVPARAGKYGVGSFNTNNMEITQAIIHTAERLRSPVMVQMSEGAIKYGGQDLANIVIDLATRATVPVALHLDHGSSYESALRAIRMGFTSVMIDASHHGFEDNVRETRRVVEAAHAMGISVEAELGRLGGIEEHIVVDEKDAFLTDPEEAVQFIEQTGTDYLAIAIGTSHGAYKGKGRPFIDQARIQKIGELTSIPLVAHGSSGVPADIILRFRESGGEIGEAAGIADEDLQLACQHGIAKVNVDTDLRLAMTVGVREVLKASPKEFDPRKLFGPAREVMSTIVEHKLGVLGSVGKA
- the dnaK gene encoding molecular chaperone DnaK: MPKAVGIDLGTTNSVIAVMEGGRPEVIVNAEGARTTPSVVAFKGDERLVGQIARRQAALNPQATLFEVKRFIGRRWDEVKEEAARSPFHVKEGPGGSVRLEVNGKDLAPEQVSAEVLRKLVNDASAKLGEKIRDVVVTVPAYFDNSQREATKQAGEIAGLNVLRVINEPTAAALAYGLERKGNETVLVFDLGGGTFDVTILELGDGVFEVKSTSGDTHLGGADFDQRIVDWLAAEFERESNFDLRKDKQALQRLIEAAEKAKIELSNASETTISLPFITFDPDTRTPMHLERTLTRAKFEELTADLLRRVRHPIEQALADAKLSASGIDEVILVGGSTRIPAVKRIVKELTGKEPNESVNPDEAVALGAAVQAGIIQGDSSLGDIVLVDVTPLTMGVEVKGGMIAPMITRNTTVPAKKTEIYTTAENNQPGVEINVLQGERPMAADNKSLGRFKLEGIPPMPAGRPQIEVTFDIDANGILHVTAKEKTSGKEASIRIENTTTLDKSDVEKMVREAEQNAEADRQRRERVEKRNNLDSLRVQALAQIEENAGASQDAKDKLKAAADEAEEAVRLDDDARIESAQKRLEEELRTFMTAAQQGGQGGGQGGPEGGAPKQDDDVIDADFKPAG
- a CDS encoding nucleotide exchange factor GrpE: MTHDNDLKNETTPQTPDAATPSAGPRAEKKTIDAESGLDLPDAETDNMDEDAELEAGLEGFPGMDEGMFAQVQEMMGKLGRADELEKENADLKGRLGRLAADFESYRRRMQDEVAEAESRGVAKAAGELMPVYDDLDRAVTMGSADPAGLIPGVQAVQATVLRVFAGLGLEPTGREGEAFDPQWHEALQVVPGDEDDQIVQVYQLGFRQGGRLVRPARVVVSKKG
- a CDS encoding DnaJ C-terminal domain-containing protein, whose product is MAYKDYYDVLGVPRSASDGDVKSAYRKLAKTYHPDKNAGDEKASERFKEIGEAYAVLSDPEKRKLYDQFGHTGQVPPGAYPGGAGGGGFQGDFAGFDPSQFSDFFQGLFGMGGRRGGAPGAYGGGAGGQVNIEDLLSGMGGSQGRRFVQNVEGELQVTLQEAFAGSDEVINVDGKRLSLRVPAGTRDGSRLRLAGQGPGGGDVLLTIRVLEDTRFDLSGDDVTTTVDVPAPVAALGGDVAVQTLSGTGHLNIPPGSSGGRRMRLRGQGWPRRDGTRGDLYVRLNLTVPKQPSDEEKELYRRLRELQK
- a CDS encoding CBS domain-containing protein yields the protein MPTLRDIMTPGLVTVDPQATLKEVATLMLEQDIGAVLVMDGEHPSGIITDRDIVVRAVAYGHDYGTAVTDYTTGSVFTMEADTDVQQAAREMADRQLRRLPVTEGGRVVGMVSLGDLAVRTGGSADETALQGVSQPSADPQ
- a CDS encoding S8 family peptidase, coding for MIKTRATLLLGAALTLGGVSTAGAGSISPTLLERAKRGDQTNVGVIVRFKFTNTSRGRALFKTARQQLSGRLAQLGPSAGFIGQALNSGRATQLWLDQSIYLPMTPVQARALAALPFVDAVFENFRVQIPRAAALSAASAPTGTPWHLQKIGAPQAWAAGFRGQNIRIGHLDSGLDPNHPEYAGRIAAFAEFNAEGDRTNGAARDTTNHGTHTAGLLVGKTVGVAPEAKLISALVLPNNEGTFAQVIAGMQYVLDPDNNADTDDGADVVNMSLGIPGTYDEFITPVQNMLKAGVVPVFAIGNFGPAAGSTGSPGNLPDAVGVGAVDQNGQVASFSSRGPVAWQGQINGVFVKPDIAAPGVAITSSFPNGQFGALSGSSQASPIAAGAVALMLSAKPGTSVDAVKNALYTSASNAGSKNNNVGYGLISVPGALGKLGVNAGGSQPAPAPAPAPAPAPAPAPAPAPAPTPAPPAAQPTGPAGYTLCAVEGGKCTGALNKQVAFGTDGRYVLGTSTDDSFNCTVAEWGQDPYVGVRKGCFIKSGSAPAPAPAPAPAPAPQPPTSGAKPRVLLVDDDMGQGADVTNALRDALKANAASGGAFVWNVQSQGAVPLSELQKADIVVWATGEQYQNTLTAADQNTLTQYLNGGGRLLVAGQDIGYDIGGSSFYTGTLKTRFVADSSGNAKFVTRGAFGNTAFTLNADGSAKNQYYPDVIADLGGSQVAASWGSANATAGTISAQSIRVDQNRNRAQQKVQDPRGLVERLAAGVIGSILNQVFGGQPQTQRPRVTAQNAGENAGAIVINDAGRYRTVNMGFGLEGLTPQSRNVLIKTSFDWLMR